One part of the Candidatus Curtissbacteria bacterium genome encodes these proteins:
- the atpF gene encoding F0F1 ATP synthase subunit B encodes MEFLRDFGLQPTLLLAQIVNFLVILFVLKRFFYKPIVKMLDDRKQKIEESLKNADTIEEKLKETEEKTAKILEESRKNAQDIITEAQKEAERIAQEASKEARVTIEHALSAAREQIESERQAARKQVEKEMLDLVALVIKKVLGSELGPKEKQSLTAKAISEIQKQTH; translated from the coding sequence ATGGAGTTTTTGCGCGACTTTGGATTACAACCAACATTACTACTCGCCCAGATAGTCAACTTCCTGGTTATTCTTTTTGTACTCAAAAGATTCTTTTACAAACCAATTGTAAAAATGCTGGATGATCGCAAACAGAAAATTGAGGAAAGTTTAAAAAATGCAGACACTATTGAGGAAAAATTAAAAGAGACTGAAGAAAAAACGGCCAAAATTTTGGAAGAATCAAGGAAAAATGCGCAAGACATAATAACTGAGGCTCAAAAAGAAGCTGAAAGAATTGCCCAGGAAGCAAGCAAAGAAGCCAGGGTGACAATCGAACACGCACTTTCCGCGGCTCGAGAACAGATAGAAAGCGAAAGACAAGCAGCGCGAAAGCAAGTTGAAAAAGAAATGCTAGATTTAGTCGCCCTCGTTATTAAAAAAGTTCTTGGAAGCGAACTTGGGCCCAAAGAAAAACAAAGCTTAACGGCAAAGGCAATATCAGAAATCCAAAAACAAACACATTGA
- a CDS encoding F0F1 ATP synthase subunit delta, translating to MSKKKQKQIAKFLFKRSLTGGFVDEKKIKIILASLSKENSAGIVGILKSYKRLIEAAIAREEVIVEVGSAITNAKSIEKKLLEKTGARRVIFKLNSQIVFGARVKHGDWIWDDTLDAKLEQIILNF from the coding sequence TTGAGCAAGAAAAAACAAAAACAAATCGCAAAATTTCTCTTTAAAAGAAGCCTGACAGGCGGGTTTGTCGACGAGAAAAAAATAAAAATCATTCTCGCCTCCCTGTCCAAAGAAAACTCGGCGGGAATTGTGGGGATTTTAAAAAGTTATAAAAGGTTGATCGAAGCAGCAATTGCAAGAGAAGAAGTAATTGTAGAAGTGGGATCTGCAATAACAAATGCCAAAAGCATCGAAAAGAAGCTTCTCGAAAAAACAGGCGCAAGAAGAGTTATTTTTAAGTTGAACTCGCAAATTGTCTTTGGCGCAAGAGTAAAACATGGAGATTGGATTTGGGACGATACTCTCGACGCCAAACTAGAGCAAATAATTTTAAATTTTTAA
- the atpD gene encoding F0F1 ATP synthase subunit beta, translating into MPSKTVRSAKINKADKTGGHIVQIIGPVVDVEFTSGNLPDIYAALTIGDLVLEVQQHLGENIVRAVSLGPTDGLKRGTTVTNTGEPINVPVGVETLGRIFNVSGQPIDNKGPVKAKKTYPIHRPSPTLIDQETQPELLETGIKVIDLMAPFLKGGKVGIFGGAGVGKTVIIQELINNIAKEHGGYSVFAGVGERTREGNDLYREMKEAGVLDKLAMVFGQMNEPPGARFRVALAALSIAEYFRDEKHQDVLLFIDNIFRFAQAGSEVSALLGRTPSAVGYQPTLAAEMGALQERITSTKKGSITSLQAVYVPADDYTDPAPVATFAHLDSTISLERSIAEQGIYPAVDPLSSSSSALDPQIVGEKHYNVAQDVKKVLQRYRELTDIIAILGVEELSDEDKVTVSRARKIQRFLSQPMFVAETFTGKKGAYVPIAKTVESFDRILKGEFDDVSEGDFYMKGDISDVKK; encoded by the coding sequence ATGCCTAGTAAAACAGTAAGAAGCGCAAAAATAAATAAAGCAGATAAAACTGGTGGTCATATTGTCCAAATAATTGGTCCTGTTGTCGACGTCGAATTCACAAGCGGTAATCTTCCCGATATCTATGCCGCTCTCACCATCGGAGACCTTGTTTTGGAAGTTCAACAACACTTGGGCGAAAATATTGTAAGGGCTGTTTCTCTGGGACCAACTGATGGTTTAAAAAGAGGCACCACAGTAACGAATACAGGCGAGCCCATTAATGTTCCAGTTGGGGTCGAAACTCTAGGCAGAATATTTAACGTTTCTGGCCAACCAATAGACAACAAGGGTCCGGTAAAAGCAAAAAAGACTTACCCCATTCACAGACCTTCACCCACGCTAATAGATCAAGAAACCCAGCCGGAATTACTAGAAACCGGCATTAAAGTAATCGATTTGATGGCACCTTTCCTTAAGGGTGGAAAGGTCGGCATTTTCGGCGGAGCAGGTGTGGGTAAAACGGTCATTATTCAGGAACTCATTAACAATATCGCCAAAGAACACGGCGGTTATTCTGTTTTTGCGGGCGTTGGTGAAAGAACACGTGAAGGAAACGACCTTTACCGAGAGATGAAGGAGGCAGGAGTTCTCGACAAACTGGCAATGGTTTTTGGACAAATGAACGAACCTCCTGGGGCAAGGTTTAGAGTCGCGCTTGCTGCCCTTTCAATCGCCGAATATTTCCGTGACGAAAAACACCAGGACGTTTTACTCTTTATCGACAATATTTTTAGATTCGCTCAGGCCGGAAGCGAAGTCTCCGCCCTTCTTGGAAGAACTCCGTCCGCCGTCGGTTACCAACCAACGCTCGCAGCAGAAATGGGTGCGCTTCAGGAAAGAATTACCTCTACGAAAAAAGGGTCAATTACAAGTCTGCAGGCCGTCTATGTTCCGGCTGACGATTATACTGACCCCGCTCCCGTCGCCACTTTCGCACATCTCGACTCAACAATTTCACTCGAAAGATCGATAGCAGAGCAAGGAATTTACCCTGCTGTTGACCCGCTTTCATCCTCATCCAGCGCTCTTGACCCTCAGATTGTGGGCGAAAAACACTACAACGTCGCACAAGATGTTAAAAAAGTCCTCCAAAGATACAGGGAACTAACAGACATTATCGCGATTCTGGGTGTCGAAGAGTTATCCGACGAAGACAAGGTGACTGTTTCCCGGGCACGAAAGATCCAAAGATTCCTTTCTCAGCCAATGTTTGTCGCGGAAACCTTTACCGGCAAAAAAGGTGCTTACGTTCCAATTGCAAAGACAGTCGAGAGCTTCGACCGCATCTTGAAAGGCGAATTCGACGATGTATCCGAAGGAGACTTTTACATGAAGGGAGATATCAGTGACGTTAAGAAATAA
- the atpB gene encoding F0F1 ATP synthase subunit A, which yields MAEAHFSLAAEELFKIGPLPITNTILTTWIVTIILITFAYLATRKISPIPHGIQNVAEFAVESLSNLVESVAGDKTKVFLPIIASFFFFILVGNYMGLLPGFGTIGFYENIHGEKTFVPYLRSINSDLNTTLGLALISVGFTHYYAVKYLGISDYLKKWFSLNPIFLFVGIMELVGEFTKIISLSFRLFGNVFAGEVVLATASTKLFAFIIPVPFYFLELLVGFVQALIFAILTLAFMVILTNKEGH from the coding sequence ATGGCAGAAGCTCACTTTTCGCTAGCAGCTGAAGAACTTTTTAAAATTGGTCCCCTACCGATAACCAATACCATTTTAACGACTTGGATCGTGACAATTATATTGATCACTTTCGCCTATCTCGCGACCAGAAAAATTTCCCCAATCCCCCATGGTATTCAAAACGTTGCAGAATTTGCAGTAGAGAGTTTGAGTAATCTTGTCGAAAGTGTCGCTGGCGACAAAACGAAAGTGTTTTTACCAATTATCGCCAGCTTTTTCTTTTTTATCCTGGTTGGGAATTACATGGGGCTCCTTCCTGGTTTTGGCACAATCGGATTTTACGAAAATATCCATGGAGAAAAAACTTTCGTGCCGTATCTAAGATCGATTAATTCCGATCTCAATACAACGCTGGGCCTTGCTCTCATCTCTGTTGGATTTACCCACTACTATGCAGTCAAATATCTTGGCATTAGTGACTACCTTAAAAAATGGTTTAGCTTAAACCCGATTTTTCTATTCGTTGGCATCATGGAACTTGTGGGAGAGTTTACAAAAATTATTTCTCTTTCTTTCAGGCTGTTTGGAAATGTCTTTGCGGGAGAAGTTGTTCTGGCAACCGCCTCCACCAAACTCTTTGCTTTTATAATCCCCGTACCTTTCTATTTTTTGGAGCTTTTAGTAGGGTTTGTTCAAGCACTCATTTTCGCTATACTAACACTTGCATTTATGGTAATTTTAACGAATAAAGAAGGGCACTAA
- a CDS encoding ATP synthase F0 subunit C: MEIVLAKGASIAIGGMIPALAIGLIGFKAMEAIGRNPDASGKILPAMLIGMAFAEAIAIYALILAFTG, translated from the coding sequence TTGGAAATCGTACTAGCAAAAGGCGCATCAATAGCAATCGGAGGAATGATTCCTGCTCTTGCAATCGGACTTATCGGCTTCAAAGCCATGGAAGCAATTGGTAGAAATCCTGACGCTTCCGGAAAAATTTTACCCGCAATGTTGATCGGTATGGCGTTTGCAGAGGCTATCGCAATTTACGCTTTAATTTTAGCTTTTACCGGCTAA
- a CDS encoding YbaK/EbsC family protein — MAVFGKIEKFLKKEGIDFKIIDFGQEVLRVEDVIKFGINPKETVKTLIIKAEKKVGFEFKTVFIALAIRGQDRLNFKKVKRLFGTKAELAKPEEVLKVVKVPVGAVCPVLVGIPLYFDRKALKLKRVNLGSGDLTKGLNIDMKDLLKAVGDYEIVDLT, encoded by the coding sequence ATGGCAGTTTTTGGGAAGATCGAGAAGTTTTTAAAAAAAGAGGGAATAGATTTTAAAATTATCGATTTTGGGCAGGAAGTACTTAGGGTGGAGGATGTAATTAAGTTTGGAATAAATCCTAAAGAAACGGTAAAAACTTTAATTATTAAAGCGGAGAAAAAGGTAGGATTTGAATTTAAAACCGTTTTTATCGCGCTAGCGATTCGGGGTCAGGATCGACTCAACTTTAAAAAAGTAAAAAGGCTTTTTGGAACAAAAGCGGAACTCGCGAAACCGGAAGAAGTTTTAAAAGTAGTCAAAGTTCCAGTCGGCGCAGTTTGTCCTGTTTTAGTTGGTATTCCCCTATATTTTGATCGAAAAGCATTGAAACTAAAACGCGTTAATTTAGGGAGCGGGGACTTAACGAAAGGGTTGAACATAGATATGAAAGATCTGTTAAAAGCCGTAGGTGATTATGAAATCGTGGATTTAACTTAG
- the atpC gene encoding ATP synthase F1 subunit epsilon: MIHLQIITPEKTVFDDEVDQISLPTTLGQITVLPHHIGLVTQVEPGELIFKKNQKEKILAAGFGFAQIGKDRIKVLVDLAAPEEEIEEKKIEEARKQAEEALKQKHILSEEEYALAAANLQKALVQLRIKRRRRV, translated from the coding sequence ATGATTCATCTACAGATAATCACACCCGAAAAAACAGTTTTTGACGACGAAGTCGATCAAATTTCGCTCCCAACAACGCTTGGCCAAATCACCGTTCTTCCCCACCACATCGGTTTGGTTACTCAAGTTGAACCAGGCGAATTAATCTTCAAAAAGAATCAAAAAGAAAAAATCCTGGCTGCCGGTTTTGGATTCGCCCAAATTGGCAAAGACAGAATTAAAGTACTTGTAGACCTGGCAGCACCCGAAGAAGAAATCGAAGAAAAGAAGATTGAAGAAGCAAGAAAACAGGCAGAAGAAGCGCTCAAACAAAAACACATCCTCTCCGAAGAAGAATACGCTCTCGCTGCCGCCAATCTTCAAAAAGCCCTCGTCCAGCTTAGAATAAAGAGAAGACGTCGAGTGTAA
- the atpG gene encoding ATP synthase F1 subunit gamma, with translation MAQIREIKQRIRSVTNTSKVTHAMELVAAAKMKKSQEAALASRPYTLALNQILAEVRQKAKEASHKLLNNNSAQTELLILITTDRGLVGGLNINLFREVANLNKNAKYIVVGKKGTLFASKSHADIVASFNSDEYSPLDLARTLTKLATESFIKAEVASVKVAYPDFQSTVKQIPTITQVLPIELTEEKKSEGVEADLLFEPNASMILENILPHYVLTKIYQTVLEAKASEHSARMVSMKNATDAAGDLIEDLTLNYNQARQEAITKELLDIITAQGAFQ, from the coding sequence ATGGCCCAAATCAGAGAAATCAAACAACGAATTAGATCAGTAACCAACACCTCCAAGGTAACTCATGCAATGGAGCTTGTTGCAGCAGCCAAAATGAAAAAGAGCCAGGAAGCAGCTTTGGCTTCCCGCCCATACACCCTCGCCTTAAATCAAATTCTGGCAGAAGTCAGGCAGAAAGCGAAAGAGGCTTCTCACAAACTTTTGAACAATAATAGCGCACAAACCGAGCTTTTAATCTTGATTACAACAGACAGAGGCTTAGTTGGAGGCTTAAATATTAACTTATTTAGAGAAGTTGCAAACTTAAATAAAAATGCAAAATATATAGTCGTCGGCAAGAAAGGAACACTTTTTGCCTCAAAATCGCACGCAGACATTGTTGCCAGTTTCAATTCCGACGAATACTCCCCCCTCGATCTTGCAAGAACTTTAACCAAGCTGGCAACGGAAAGCTTTATAAAAGCAGAGGTAGCGTCGGTTAAGGTCGCATACCCTGATTTTCAATCTACGGTCAAACAAATCCCAACAATAACTCAGGTCCTTCCAATTGAACTTACAGAAGAGAAAAAATCGGAAGGAGTAGAGGCTGATCTTCTTTTCGAGCCCAACGCGAGCATGATACTAGAAAACATTTTACCTCATTACGTCCTGACAAAAATCTATCAAACAGTCTTAGAAGCAAAAGCTTCCGAACACAGCGCCAGAATGGTTTCGATGAAGAACGCGACAGACGCGGCAGGCGACTTAATAGAAGACCTGACGCTTAACTACAACCAGGCAAGGCAGGAAGCGATCACTAAAGAACTTTTGGATATAATAACAGCTCAAGGAGCGTTTCAATAA
- a CDS encoding tyrosine-type recombinase/integrase codes for MKQLQEAHKEFIEHLKTKKRTTSTILAYGKDIEQLVGFMTEQNKAQVHEVTAEDIRGFLTKLENSGYTKKSLSRKLNSTKTFFRFLKIQEYITDDPASMVEHPKFETKPPRILTPLEYRALRDAARDDARLAAIIEVLLQTGIRIGELANLKIDDVYFGTEGKEGHLYISPAENRQERTVPLNKSAEAALKRYIEVRAKTTNKALFVTKTGKPLLVRNIRTAIDRFYKKAGISGAKVNDLRHTWVAHHLSRGTSLILISKVAGHKRLSTTERYLAIIQPPKGEEKVRLEEL; via the coding sequence ATGAAACAGTTACAAGAAGCTCATAAAGAATTTATTGAGCACCTAAAAACCAAAAAGAGAACAACTTCTACAATACTTGCTTACGGCAAGGATATTGAGCAACTTGTCGGTTTTATGACCGAACAAAACAAAGCCCAAGTCCACGAAGTAACGGCCGAAGATATTAGAGGCTTTTTAACAAAACTCGAAAATTCAGGCTACACTAAAAAATCTCTTTCCAGAAAGCTAAATTCTACAAAAACCTTTTTCCGCTTTCTTAAAATTCAGGAATATATTACCGACGACCCTGCAAGCATGGTCGAGCATCCAAAATTCGAAACCAAACCCCCAAGAATTCTCACTCCCCTAGAATACAGAGCACTTAGAGACGCAGCTCGCGACGACGCAAGACTTGCTGCAATTATCGAAGTTTTATTGCAAACCGGAATAAGAATTGGAGAACTTGCAAACCTAAAAATAGACGATGTCTACTTTGGAACTGAAGGAAAAGAAGGACATTTATACATTTCACCGGCAGAAAACAGACAAGAACGCACAGTTCCCCTCAACAAATCAGCCGAAGCCGCTCTTAAGCGCTACATAGAAGTAAGAGCAAAAACTACAAATAAAGCTCTCTTCGTTACAAAAACCGGCAAACCGCTTTTGGTCAGAAACATCAGAACCGCAATCGATAGGTTCTACAAAAAAGCAGGAATTTCTGGCGCTAAGGTCAACGACCTAAGACACACTTGGGTTGCACATCACCTGTCTCGCGGAACTTCCCTTATATTAATAAGCAAAGTCGCAGGCCACAAAAGGCTTTCGACAACAGAGCGATATCTCGCCATAATCCAACCCCCCAAAGGCGAGGAAAAGGTAAGGCTCGAAGAGCTCTAA
- a CDS encoding septum formation initiator family protein, producing MKRNLILIFAVLFMLILVFNGAKRLLALRTNSQEVTEAEVRLEELSRENENLQRELEYKKTERFAEEEIRNKLGLAKEGEVIVVLPKEEEKKQINLQQGQNDPNWKKWWSLFFEG from the coding sequence GTGAAGAGAAATTTGATTTTGATTTTTGCGGTGCTTTTTATGCTTATTTTGGTGTTTAATGGCGCCAAAAGGTTGCTTGCGCTGCGCACGAATTCACAAGAAGTGACTGAGGCCGAGGTGAGGCTGGAGGAATTAAGCCGCGAGAATGAGAATTTACAAAGAGAACTTGAATACAAAAAAACAGAAAGATTCGCGGAAGAAGAGATCAGGAATAAATTGGGGTTGGCCAAAGAAGGGGAAGTAATCGTGGTTTTGCCTAAGGAAGAAGAAAAAAAGCAAATTAATTTACAACAAGGCCAAAATGATCCTAATTGGAAAAAATGGTGGAGCCTATTCTTCGAAGGTTAA
- the atpA gene encoding F0F1 ATP synthase subunit alpha: MSIVDEIEKQIEKTRLSSVAKNVGKITELGDGVARVSGLSDVSASEIVLFTHNITGLALNLEEDNVGIIIFGDWTKLKEGDEARTSGKILQVPVGEKLIGRVVDALGNPQDGKGAITAKDNYPVEKIAPGVIYRQSVDTPLQTGLKAIDAMIPIGRGQRELIIGDRSLGKTALTLDTIINQKGTGVICIYVAIGQKTSKIAQVVSILEKHKAMDHTIIVSAPASDSATMQFVAPYAGTAIGEYFMDRGKDALVVYDDLSKHAWAYRQISLLLKRPSGREAYPGDVFYLHSRLLERAARMAEKYGDGSLTALPIIETQAGDVSAYIPTNVISITDGQIFLEAELFNAGIRPAVNPGISVSRVGGAAQTKMMKKVAGSLRLDLSQYRELVTFAQFGSDLDPQTQAKLERGKRIVEILKQEQFKPMDVSSQVSVIWAAVNGYLDSVPLDQIKATEQRIVVALSTNKRLKNYMEEKKDFDDFVQKELEKMISSIVGKSSAASENAEPKPTPSKTSPKKSSRKIKSLPRKPKRRKR, translated from the coding sequence ATGAGCATTGTCGACGAAATAGAAAAGCAAATAGAAAAAACCAGACTTTCGTCTGTTGCCAAAAACGTCGGTAAAATAACCGAACTTGGAGACGGGGTAGCTCGTGTCAGCGGGCTTTCAGACGTTTCTGCTTCTGAAATTGTCCTCTTCACCCACAACATAACCGGACTCGCACTCAATCTGGAAGAAGACAACGTCGGTATAATTATTTTTGGCGATTGGACTAAATTAAAAGAAGGCGACGAAGCAAGAACTTCAGGCAAAATTCTTCAAGTTCCCGTCGGGGAAAAATTAATCGGCAGAGTCGTCGACGCGCTCGGCAATCCCCAGGACGGCAAAGGTGCAATCACCGCAAAAGATAACTACCCCGTCGAAAAAATTGCTCCCGGAGTTATATATCGCCAATCAGTCGACACTCCCCTTCAAACAGGTCTTAAAGCAATAGACGCGATGATCCCAATCGGCCGTGGCCAGAGGGAACTCATTATCGGTGACAGGAGCCTTGGTAAAACCGCGCTCACACTCGACACAATCATCAACCAAAAAGGCACAGGCGTCATTTGTATTTATGTCGCAATCGGCCAGAAAACCAGCAAAATCGCGCAAGTTGTTTCAATTCTCGAAAAGCACAAAGCTATGGACCACACGATCATCGTTTCCGCGCCCGCTTCCGATTCCGCAACGATGCAATTCGTTGCTCCATACGCGGGAACTGCAATCGGTGAATACTTTATGGACCGCGGAAAAGACGCGCTAGTTGTTTACGACGACCTTTCCAAGCACGCATGGGCTTACAGACAAATTTCCCTGCTTCTTAAAAGACCTTCGGGAAGAGAAGCATATCCAGGCGACGTTTTCTATCTCCACTCAAGATTACTCGAACGTGCAGCAAGAATGGCAGAAAAATATGGCGACGGCTCGCTTACTGCTCTGCCAATTATCGAAACTCAGGCCGGAGACGTCTCCGCCTACATCCCAACCAATGTTATTTCGATAACCGATGGCCAGATTTTCCTCGAAGCAGAACTTTTTAACGCAGGCATCAGACCAGCCGTAAACCCAGGCATTTCAGTTTCTCGTGTTGGTGGTGCAGCTCAAACCAAGATGATGAAAAAAGTAGCAGGATCTCTCCGGCTCGACCTTTCTCAGTATCGAGAACTGGTAACCTTTGCCCAATTCGGTTCCGATTTGGATCCTCAAACCCAGGCAAAGCTAGAACGAGGTAAAAGAATTGTCGAAATCCTAAAGCAGGAACAATTTAAACCAATGGACGTATCATCTCAAGTCTCCGTCATCTGGGCAGCAGTGAATGGCTACTTGGACTCCGTCCCTCTTGACCAGATTAAAGCTACAGAACAGCGTATCGTGGTTGCACTTTCGACAAACAAAAGGCTCAAAAATTACATGGAAGAGAAAAAGGATTTTGACGATTTTGTTCAAAAGGAACTCGAAAAGATGATTTCTTCAATCGTCGGTAAAAGTTCAGCTGCAAGTGAGAATGCGGAACCTAAACCGACTCCATCAAAAACCTCGCCCAAAAAATCATCCCGAAAAATAAAATCATTGCCCAGAAAACCGAAAAGGAGGAAACGCTAA